In Cloacibacterium caeni, a single window of DNA contains:
- a CDS encoding prolyl oligopeptidase family serine peptidase has product MKFILKITVLLAFGFVSQANAQEIKAEFKKEVKVEKNISYVFDYPQNAKGNVPLIVFLHGSGERGTNLEMVKAHSPFTYKNLMQEPVAILAPQCPENMWWDTQAVYFLIQEIVQKYKIDASRIYLTGLSMGGWGTLKLAGEHPEMFAAVASVCAPTDRVMLANIHNYKDMNLKIFQGGMDDVVLPENATNFWMKVHPINPKAELIIFPNDNHNSWDSTYSNPEFYKWLLSQKKK; this is encoded by the coding sequence ATGAAATTCATTTTAAAAATCACGGTATTACTAGCTTTTGGCTTTGTCAGTCAAGCAAATGCTCAAGAAATAAAAGCAGAATTCAAGAAAGAAGTAAAAGTAGAAAAAAATATTTCCTACGTTTTTGATTATCCTCAAAACGCTAAAGGAAATGTTCCGTTGATTGTTTTTTTACACGGTTCTGGCGAAAGAGGAACCAATTTAGAAATGGTAAAAGCGCACAGTCCGTTTACTTATAAAAATTTAATGCAGGAACCCGTGGCAATTCTTGCACCGCAATGTCCCGAAAATATGTGGTGGGATACACAAGCCGTGTATTTTTTGATTCAAGAAATCGTGCAGAAATATAAAATAGATGCTTCTAGAATTTACCTCACAGGTTTATCTATGGGAGGTTGGGGAACATTGAAATTGGCAGGAGAACATCCTGAAATGTTTGCAGCAGTAGCTTCTGTTTGTGCACCTACAGACAGAGTAATGTTGGCGAATATTCATAATTATAAAGATATGAACCTTAAAATTTTTCAAGGCGGAATGGATGATGTGGTGTTGCCAGAAAACGCGACTAATTTTTGGATGAAAGTTCACCCGATTAATCCAAAAGCAGAACTCATTATCTTCCCGAATGATAATCACAATTCTTGGGATTCTACTTATTCTAACCCAGAATTTTACAAGTGGCTTCTCTCACAGAAAAAGAAATAA
- the bglX gene encoding beta-glucosidase BglX: protein MFSIKSKFLLAVVLISGYAHSQEVVNKPYYNYQTKEYQSKKSVFVNSLLKKMTLDEKLGQLNLPGAGDITTGQAQSSDIAKKIQEGKVGGLFNIKGVEKIREVQKIAVEKSRLKIPLLFGMDVIHGYETNFPIPLGLASSFDTQLVQQSARVAANEASASGINWTFSPMVDISRDPRWGRVAEGAGEDPYLGSEMAKAMVFGYQGKDLSLNNTIMACVKHFALYGAPEAGRDYNTVDMSHVRMYNEYFPPYKAAVDAGVGSVMASFNEVDGIPATGNKWLMTDVLRNQWKFKGFVVTDYTGINEMIDHGMGDLQQVSALAMNAGVDMDMVGEGFLTTLKKSVQEGKVNIKQIDLAVKRILEAKYDLGLFEDPYKYCDANRTKNEVYSQVNRDIARNIAAQSMVLMKNTNEILPLKSQKNIAVIGPLADNAENMPGTWSVAAKHKDAISLLAGLKKTFGNSVNFTYAKGSNIDYDATFEQNAAMFGKNTYRDSRSKEEMLKEAVEVANKADVILLAIGETAEMSGESSSRTNISIPQAQKDLLKELKKTGKPIVLVLFAGRAMEINEESELADAILNVWFPGSEAGLAISDVLFGKVNPSAKLPMTFPRSIGQVPIFYNHKNTGRPLSQSSTEKCQFDKFRSNYLDECNTPLYPFGYGLSYTQFAYNNLNVSSKNLKGNQTLKVSVELKNSGKYDGAEIVQLYIRDMVGSNTRPVKELKGFQKIFLKAGEAKTVTFNITPEDLKFYDNNLKYDWESGEFEIFVGGDSQKTVSQKITWNK from the coding sequence ATGTTTAGCATAAAGTCAAAATTCTTATTAGCAGTAGTATTAATTTCTGGTTATGCTCATTCTCAAGAAGTTGTAAATAAACCATACTACAATTACCAAACAAAAGAGTATCAATCTAAAAAGTCTGTTTTCGTAAATTCTTTGTTGAAAAAGATGACATTAGACGAAAAGCTAGGTCAACTTAATCTTCCAGGAGCTGGTGATATTACCACGGGACAAGCTCAAAGTTCTGATATTGCAAAGAAAATTCAAGAAGGAAAAGTAGGAGGTCTCTTTAATATTAAAGGAGTAGAAAAAATTAGAGAAGTTCAAAAAATTGCCGTAGAGAAAAGCCGTTTAAAAATTCCTTTGCTTTTCGGGATGGATGTAATTCATGGTTATGAAACCAATTTTCCTATTCCTCTAGGTTTGGCTTCTTCTTTTGATACTCAATTGGTGCAGCAATCTGCAAGAGTAGCAGCAAATGAAGCAAGTGCAAGTGGTATTAACTGGACTTTCTCGCCAATGGTAGATATTTCTAGAGATCCAAGATGGGGAAGAGTTGCAGAAGGAGCTGGAGAAGATCCTTATTTAGGTTCCGAAATGGCAAAAGCAATGGTTTTTGGATATCAAGGAAAAGATTTATCTCTCAATAATACAATAATGGCTTGTGTAAAACATTTCGCATTGTATGGAGCTCCAGAAGCTGGTAGAGATTATAATACGGTAGACATGAGCCACGTAAGAATGTATAATGAATACTTCCCGCCTTATAAGGCAGCTGTAGATGCAGGTGTAGGTTCTGTGATGGCTTCTTTTAATGAAGTAGACGGAATTCCTGCAACAGGAAACAAATGGTTGATGACAGATGTTTTAAGAAATCAATGGAAATTCAAAGGTTTCGTGGTGACTGATTATACTGGTATTAATGAAATGATAGACCACGGAATGGGAGATTTACAACAAGTTTCGGCTTTGGCAATGAACGCAGGTGTAGATATGGATATGGTAGGCGAAGGTTTTCTTACTACCCTTAAAAAATCTGTACAAGAAGGAAAAGTAAATATCAAACAAATTGATTTAGCAGTAAAAAGAATTCTTGAAGCAAAATATGATTTAGGACTTTTTGAGGATCCATATAAATATTGTGATGCAAACAGAACAAAAAATGAAGTTTACAGTCAGGTAAATAGAGATATTGCCAGAAATATTGCAGCACAATCAATGGTTTTAATGAAAAATACCAATGAAATTCTTCCTTTAAAATCTCAAAAAAATATTGCTGTAATTGGGCCATTAGCAGACAATGCTGAAAATATGCCGGGAACTTGGAGCGTTGCAGCAAAACATAAAGATGCGATTTCACTTTTAGCAGGTCTTAAAAAGACTTTCGGGAATTCTGTGAATTTTACTTATGCTAAAGGTTCTAATATAGATTATGATGCAACTTTCGAACAAAACGCTGCTATGTTTGGCAAAAACACTTACAGAGACAGCAGAAGCAAAGAAGAAATGCTGAAAGAAGCAGTTGAGGTTGCTAATAAAGCAGATGTAATTCTTCTTGCCATTGGTGAAACTGCTGAAATGAGCGGCGAATCTAGTTCTAGAACCAATATTTCTATTCCACAAGCTCAAAAAGATTTATTAAAAGAATTGAAAAAAACAGGTAAGCCAATTGTTTTGGTATTATTTGCAGGTAGAGCAATGGAAATCAATGAAGAAAGTGAATTAGCAGATGCTATTCTTAATGTATGGTTCCCAGGATCAGAAGCTGGTTTAGCAATTTCGGATGTACTTTTTGGTAAAGTAAATCCTTCCGCTAAATTACCGATGACTTTCCCAAGAAGTATAGGTCAAGTTCCTATTTTTTACAATCACAAAAATACAGGAAGACCACTTTCTCAATCGTCTACTGAAAAATGCCAATTTGATAAATTCCGTTCTAATTATCTAGATGAATGTAACACTCCGCTTTATCCTTTCGGTTATGGTTTAAGTTACACTCAGTTTGCTTACAATAATCTAAATGTTAGTTCTAAAAATTTAAAAGGAAATCAAACTTTAAAAGTTTCTGTAGAATTGAAAAATTCAGGAAAATATGATGGTGCCGAAATCGTACAACTTTACATCAGAGACATGGTAGGTAGCAATACAAGACCAGTTAAAGAATTAAAAGGTTTCCAAAAAATATTCTTAAAAGCAGGAGAAGCCAAAACGGTTACCTTTAATATAACTCCAGAAGATTTAAAGTTCTATGATAATAACCTAAAATACGATTGGGAATCTGGCGAATTTGAAATTTTTGTAGGAGGTGATTCTCAAAAGACCGTTTCTCAAAAAATCACTTGGAATAAATAA
- a CDS encoding NADP-dependent malic enzyme, which produces MSNKTHRDQEQFRNAALDYHRNEPKGKIEVIPSKPHSSQRDLSLAYSPGVAEPCLEIEKNPSTIYEYTTKGNLVAVISNGTAVLGLGDIGAEASKPVMEGKGLLFKIFADINVFDIEINEKDPDKFIEIVKGISPTFGGINLEDIKAPEAFYIEQRLKEELNIPLMHDDQHGTAIISAAALINALELADKKIDEVKMVVNGAGAAAIACTKLYIALGLKKENVLMCDSKGVINHKRENLTPEKLDFIAETDISTLEQALEGADVFVGLSKGDVMTAKMLSSMAENPVVFALANPTPEIDYNLAIATRPDVIMATGRSDFPNQVNNVLGFPYIFRGALDVQATGINEEMKLAAVKAIAELAKEPVPEMVKLAYNVKNIGFGREYFIPKPFDNRLLTKVSIAVAKAAMESGISRKPIADFEEYENQLLDRMGRDEKLIRMMQNRARSNPKRVTLGNAEEYNVLKAAQILYEEGIAHPILLGEKKFIKEQMEKFGIHLDVPIVDPMDDDQDENRKKYRETLWRLRNRKGVNEYIAKRLVRNRDYFGPLMLQHGDTDALIVGYSKNYRTVLRPVLEIIEKAKGVDKIASMMMILSDKKPYFFADTSIHVNPTPEEMANIAKMAEYAIKSFAIQPRIAMLSYENFSANSETSKKVAKAVNILHQKYPDMIVDGEFQPDFAMSADHLQDYPFSKLGKTPANTFIFPNLESANLSYKIIRGMKVAQVVGPILLGLKQPVHVLQMRASVDEIVNLATIAVLDGQMRENQ; this is translated from the coding sequence ATGTCAAATAAAACGCATAGAGATCAAGAGCAATTTAGAAACGCAGCACTTGATTATCACAGAAATGAACCTAAAGGAAAAATAGAAGTCATTCCCTCTAAACCTCACTCTTCACAGAGAGATTTATCACTAGCTTATTCACCAGGAGTTGCAGAACCTTGTTTAGAAATCGAAAAAAATCCTTCTACTATATATGAATATACCACCAAAGGAAACTTAGTTGCTGTAATTTCAAACGGAACTGCTGTTTTAGGATTGGGAGACATCGGTGCAGAAGCTTCTAAACCAGTAATGGAAGGGAAAGGATTATTGTTTAAAATCTTTGCAGATATCAATGTTTTTGATATTGAGATTAACGAAAAAGATCCAGACAAATTTATAGAAATCGTTAAAGGAATTTCGCCCACTTTTGGAGGAATCAATTTAGAAGATATCAAAGCGCCAGAAGCTTTCTACATAGAACAAAGACTGAAAGAAGAGCTTAATATTCCTTTGATGCATGATGACCAACACGGAACTGCCATCATTTCTGCAGCAGCATTAATTAATGCTTTAGAATTGGCAGATAAAAAAATAGATGAAGTGAAAATGGTGGTAAATGGAGCAGGAGCAGCTGCAATTGCTTGTACCAAATTATACATTGCGCTAGGTCTTAAAAAAGAAAACGTATTGATGTGCGATTCTAAAGGAGTAATTAATCATAAGAGAGAAAATCTTACTCCAGAAAAATTAGATTTTATAGCAGAAACAGATATTTCTACGTTGGAACAAGCTTTAGAAGGAGCAGATGTTTTTGTTGGTCTATCTAAAGGAGATGTAATGACTGCAAAAATGCTTAGTTCAATGGCGGAAAATCCTGTTGTTTTTGCTTTGGCAAATCCTACTCCAGAGATTGATTATAATCTTGCCATCGCAACGAGACCAGATGTTATTATGGCAACTGGAAGAAGTGATTTTCCTAATCAGGTGAATAACGTTCTTGGTTTCCCATATATTTTCAGAGGTGCATTAGATGTACAAGCTACTGGAATTAATGAAGAAATGAAATTGGCTGCTGTAAAAGCAATCGCAGAATTAGCAAAAGAGCCAGTTCCTGAAATGGTGAAATTGGCTTACAATGTTAAAAATATAGGATTTGGTAGAGAATACTTCATTCCGAAACCATTTGATAATAGATTATTAACCAAAGTTTCCATTGCAGTAGCAAAAGCGGCTATGGAAAGCGGAATTTCTAGAAAACCTATTGCTGATTTCGAAGAATACGAAAATCAGTTGCTAGATAGAATGGGTAGAGACGAAAAACTCATCAGAATGATGCAAAACAGAGCGCGTTCTAACCCAAAACGTGTTACGCTAGGAAATGCTGAAGAATATAACGTATTGAAAGCGGCACAAATTCTTTATGAAGAAGGAATTGCTCACCCTATTTTATTAGGAGAGAAAAAATTCATCAAAGAACAAATGGAAAAATTCGGAATTCATTTAGATGTTCCGATTGTAGATCCGATGGATGATGACCAAGACGAAAATCGTAAAAAATATAGAGAAACGCTTTGGAGACTTCGCAATAGAAAAGGTGTAAATGAATATATTGCCAAAAGATTGGTAAGAAACAGAGATTATTTCGGGCCACTCATGTTGCAACATGGTGACACTGATGCACTCATTGTAGGATATTCTAAAAATTACAGAACTGTTCTGAGACCTGTTTTAGAAATTATAGAAAAAGCAAAAGGAGTAGATAAAATTGCTTCTATGATGATGATTTTATCAGATAAAAAGCCTTATTTCTTTGCTGATACTTCTATCCATGTAAATCCTACACCAGAAGAAATGGCCAACATCGCGAAGATGGCAGAATATGCAATTAAATCTTTCGCTATTCAACCAAGAATTGCTATGCTTTCTTACGAAAATTTCTCGGCCAATTCTGAGACGTCTAAAAAAGTAGCAAAAGCAGTAAATATTCTACATCAAAAATATCCAGATATGATTGTAGATGGAGAGTTTCAGCCAGATTTTGCGATGAGTGCAGACCATCTTCAGGATTATCCTTTCTCAAAATTAGGAAAAACTCCAGCCAATACTTTTATCTTCCCGAATCTAGAAAGTGCTAATCTTTCTTATAAAATTATCAGAGGAATGAAAGTAGCACAAGTAGTAGGGCCAATTTTATTAGGACTAAAACAGCCTGTTCACGTTTTACAAATGCGAGCAAGTGTAGATGAAATTGTGAACTTGGCAACTATAGCCGTTTTAGATGGTCAAATGCGCGAAAATCAATAA
- a CDS encoding BadF/BadG/BcrA/BcrD ATPase family protein, translating into MIAIVDGGSTKCDWVILDHSGKISQKTETLGFNPNIINADLIPQEIEKNQHLYFLKEHLKEIYFYGSGCGTPENAALLEVNLQKAFPHAKVIVKEDMTAAAYAAYNRKPAIVCILGTGSNSCFFDGETVRRDLPSLGFLIGDEGSGSALGKQLLRRFFMKKLPKDLHEDFMATYHLTIEDAIRNMYHNPRANAYLAEFNKFVVLKKSHPYFQNMIFDEMKNFFEYQVLPYEEAREAEINFIGSIAFVYEDILRSAAAELNLTVGKIVQRPIESLVEYHKKYIFNQEE; encoded by the coding sequence ATGATTGCAATTGTTGACGGTGGTTCTACAAAATGTGACTGGGTAATTCTAGATCATTCTGGTAAGATTTCTCAAAAGACCGAAACGCTCGGTTTTAATCCAAATATTATTAATGCAGATTTGATTCCTCAAGAAATTGAGAAGAATCAGCATCTGTATTTCCTGAAAGAACATTTAAAAGAAATTTATTTTTACGGTTCTGGTTGTGGTACTCCAGAAAATGCGGCTTTGCTAGAAGTTAATTTGCAAAAAGCATTTCCACATGCCAAAGTGATTGTAAAAGAAGACATGACAGCCGCAGCTTATGCAGCTTACAATCGTAAACCAGCAATTGTTTGTATTCTAGGAACGGGTTCTAATTCATGTTTTTTTGATGGAGAAACTGTAAGAAGAGATTTACCATCATTAGGTTTTTTAATTGGTGACGAAGGAAGTGGTTCTGCGCTTGGTAAACAATTGTTGCGCAGGTTTTTCATGAAAAAATTGCCCAAAGATTTACACGAAGATTTCATGGCTACTTATCATCTTACCATAGAAGATGCCATCAGAAATATGTATCACAATCCTAGAGCTAATGCTTATCTCGCAGAATTTAATAAATTTGTAGTCCTCAAAAAATCACATCCATATTTTCAAAATATGATATTTGATGAGATGAAAAATTTCTTTGAATATCAAGTGCTTCCTTATGAAGAAGCCAGAGAAGCAGAGATTAACTTTATTGGTTCTATCGCTTTTGTGTACGAAGATATTTTGAGATCTGCCGCCGCAGAACTTAATCTTACCGTAGGAAAAATTGTACAAAGACCTATAGAAAGCCTAGTAGAGTATCATAAAAAATACATTTTCAACCAAGAGGAATAA
- a CDS encoding GtrA family protein produces MKQLLLKQKQVLFFIIAGGLSAIVEIGSFKLFSVNIPIFFSSETNFHGIHFPLSNILSTTCGIVFNYFLSIWFVFERGKHSKKREFAYFMVISFFSTILSLLFFQLFYNTIFRDNLDLIIYTFSPQILSKIAAIGLVSILNYSIKKNVIFNG; encoded by the coding sequence ATGAAACAACTTTTATTAAAACAAAAGCAAGTTCTATTTTTTATTATTGCGGGAGGTTTAAGTGCGATTGTAGAAATTGGGAGTTTTAAATTATTCAGTGTTAATATCCCTATTTTTTTTTCAAGTGAGACTAATTTTCACGGAATTCATTTTCCTTTGAGCAACATATTATCTACTACTTGTGGTATCGTTTTCAATTATTTTTTAAGTATTTGGTTTGTTTTCGAACGCGGGAAGCACTCTAAAAAAAGGGAATTTGCTTATTTTATGGTGATTTCTTTTTTCTCTACCATATTGAGTTTATTATTTTTCCAATTATTTTACAATACCATCTTTAGAGATAATCTAGACCTGATTATTTATACCTTCAGTCCACAGATTTTAAGTAAAATCGCTGCCATTGGATTAGTTTCTATCCTTAATTATTCAATCAAGAAAAACGTAATTTTTAATGGTTAA
- a CDS encoding lysophospholipid acyltransferase family protein, whose translation MKRALNYLWRGWMVLLAGILLILFFIPVYLLSIKKEHYKYAYFFVRLWCKGVFYGMGFRYELINKTNKKIDRNQQYVIIANHTSIVDIFIPVLLFPHHPICFVGKKELVKIPIFGTIYKRICVMVDRSSPKSRAEVYERCAERMEEGDSIVIFPEGGVPDDTSVILDKFKDGAFILSNKHQSPLAVFTIVGLKEMFPFDHGKGYPGKIKIYFNEILEPTKNIQELKEVSHNLIKFTLQNN comes from the coding sequence ATGAAAAGAGCACTTAATTATCTTTGGCGAGGCTGGATGGTTTTACTCGCTGGAATTTTACTTATTCTATTCTTTATTCCTGTTTATTTGCTCTCCATAAAAAAAGAACACTATAAATATGCTTATTTTTTCGTGAGACTTTGGTGTAAAGGTGTTTTTTACGGCATGGGTTTTAGATATGAACTCATTAATAAGACCAACAAAAAAATTGACAGAAACCAACAATACGTTATTATTGCCAATCATACTTCGATTGTAGATATTTTTATTCCAGTTTTATTATTCCCTCATCATCCTATTTGCTTTGTTGGTAAAAAAGAATTGGTTAAAATTCCTATTTTCGGTACTATTTATAAAAGAATCTGTGTTATGGTAGACAGAAGTTCGCCCAAAAGCAGAGCAGAAGTCTATGAAAGATGTGCAGAACGTATGGAAGAAGGAGACAGCATTGTGATTTTTCCAGAAGGAGGCGTTCCAGATGACACGTCTGTCATTTTAGACAAATTTAAAGATGGAGCTTTTATTTTATCTAACAAACATCAGTCTCCACTTGCTGTTTTTACGATTGTAGGATTGAAGGAAATGTTTCCTTTTGACCATGGAAAAGGCTATCCAGGAAAAATTAAAATTTATTTTAATGAGATTTTAGAGCCAACAAAAAACATTCAGGAATTGAAAGAAGTTTCACATAATCTTATTAAATTTACCCTTCAAAATAATTAA
- a CDS encoding MFS transporter, whose amino-acid sequence MDTNQNKQSYALPIAMMFALFFMIAFVTGLQNPMGVIVKNQFQASNLLSQLGNFANFLAYAFMGIPAGLMLQKIGYKKTALTAILVGIAGVAITFFSGKIESFAVYLIGAFVGGFSMCMLNTVVNPMLNTLGGEGKRGNQLLQFGGTLNSMGATIVPVLVGYLMGDVAKATISDANPALFLAIGIFVLAFIVLYSMSIPEPHIVAEKSTEKNTHSPLSFRHFVLGAIAIFVYVGVEVGIPNIANLYMTGDLQINATTAGTVVGTYWFLMLVGRLTGGVLGSKFSSKSMLSFAAVLGLVFVLLAIFLPKDQMVSMPVFQSDISFGLAQVPVSIMLLVLCGLCTSVMWGGIFNLATEGLGKYTAAASGIFMVMVCGGGIIPAIQGYAADIFGYVQSYWVVVIGISYMLFYALVGSKNVNKDIKVD is encoded by the coding sequence ATGGACACTAACCAAAACAAACAAAGCTATGCTTTACCGATTGCAATGATGTTTGCACTCTTTTTTATGATTGCCTTTGTTACAGGTTTACAAAACCCGATGGGAGTAATTGTAAAAAACCAATTTCAGGCAAGTAATTTACTTTCACAATTAGGTAATTTTGCCAATTTTCTCGCCTATGCTTTCATGGGAATTCCTGCAGGGTTAATGCTGCAAAAAATTGGTTATAAAAAAACTGCTCTTACTGCAATTTTGGTAGGTATTGCTGGTGTAGCAATTACTTTCTTCTCTGGTAAAATCGAAAGTTTTGCCGTTTATTTAATCGGAGCATTTGTAGGTGGTTTCTCTATGTGTATGCTAAATACTGTAGTAAACCCTATGCTGAATACTTTAGGTGGAGAAGGAAAAAGAGGTAACCAATTATTACAATTCGGTGGTACTTTAAACTCTATGGGAGCTACCATCGTTCCAGTATTAGTAGGTTATTTAATGGGAGATGTAGCAAAAGCTACTATTTCAGATGCTAATCCAGCATTATTCTTAGCAATAGGAATTTTTGTTTTGGCATTTATCGTATTATATTCTATGAGCATTCCAGAGCCACACATTGTAGCAGAGAAAAGCACAGAAAAAAATACACACAGTCCTCTTTCATTCAGACACTTTGTATTAGGTGCAATTGCAATTTTCGTATATGTAGGTGTAGAAGTAGGAATTCCAAATATTGCTAATCTTTATATGACTGGTGATTTACAAATTAATGCTACCACTGCTGGAACTGTAGTAGGAACATATTGGTTCTTAATGTTAGTAGGAAGATTAACTGGAGGAGTTTTAGGTTCTAAATTTTCTAGTAAATCAATGTTAAGTTTCGCAGCAGTTCTAGGATTGGTATTTGTACTTTTAGCAATCTTCTTACCAAAAGACCAAATGGTAAGTATGCCTGTTTTTCAATCTGATATTTCTTTCGGATTAGCTCAAGTTCCGGTAAGTATTATGCTATTGGTATTATGCGGATTATGTACTTCTGTAATGTGGGGAGGAATCTTTAACTTAGCTACAGAAGGATTAGGAAAATATACTGCAGCTGCATCTGGTATTTTCATGGTGATGGTTTGTGGTGGAGGAATTATCCCAGCAATCCAAGGTTATGCTGCTGATATCTTCGGATATGTACAGAGTTATTGGGTAGTAGTAATTGGTATTTCTTATATGCTATTCTATGCATTAGTAGGAAGCAAAAACGTAAATAAAGACATTAAAGTTGACTAA
- a CDS encoding ROK family protein, with protein MKEKYAIGIDVGGTNTKFGIVNKKGEILVQDRIKTNEHENVEAFIDDLAEKLSPMIEQYGGPEAFVGIGMGAPNANYYQGTIEYAANLKWKGIIPMAELLEQKFKIPAKLTNDANAAAVGEMQYGAAKGMKNFITITLGTGVGSGIIIDGKIVLGHNGFAGELGHVIVRNGGREHKGTGLKGSLEAYASATGVRDTAIELLQETQHSPSLLENYPINELTSETVFKCAEQGDSLANEVFEFTGQILGEALATFVHFSAPEAIVLFGGLTKAGDLIMKPTRQAMEDNLLQVFKNKVKILYSDLQEADAAILGASALVW; from the coding sequence ATGAAAGAAAAATATGCAATTGGTATCGATGTAGGTGGTACCAACACCAAATTCGGTATCGTAAATAAAAAAGGGGAAATTCTAGTTCAAGACAGAATTAAAACCAATGAACATGAAAATGTAGAAGCTTTTATAGATGATTTAGCAGAAAAACTAAGTCCTATGATTGAGCAATATGGCGGTCCAGAAGCATTCGTAGGAATAGGAATGGGCGCTCCTAATGCTAATTATTATCAAGGAACAATAGAATATGCTGCCAACCTAAAATGGAAAGGCATTATTCCTATGGCTGAACTTCTAGAACAGAAATTTAAAATTCCAGCTAAATTAACCAATGATGCTAATGCTGCTGCTGTAGGAGAAATGCAATATGGTGCTGCTAAAGGAATGAAAAACTTCATCACCATTACTTTAGGAACTGGTGTAGGTAGCGGAATTATCATTGATGGAAAAATCGTTTTAGGACACAACGGTTTTGCAGGAGAATTAGGCCACGTAATTGTAAGAAATGGTGGTAGAGAGCACAAAGGAACTGGACTGAAAGGTTCTTTAGAAGCTTACGCATCTGCAACAGGTGTAAGAGATACCGCTATTGAATTATTACAAGAAACCCAGCACTCTCCTAGTTTATTAGAAAATTATCCTATCAATGAATTAACCAGTGAAACCGTATTTAAATGTGCAGAACAAGGAGATTCTCTAGCCAATGAAGTTTTCGAATTTACAGGTCAAATTTTAGGAGAAGCTTTAGCTACTTTCGTACATTTTTCTGCACCTGAAGCCATTGTACTTTTCGGTGGATTAACCAAAGCTGGTGACCTTATCATGAAGCCAACCAGACAAGCTATGGAAGACAACTTATTACAAGTTTTCAAAAATAAAGTTAAAATTTTGTACAGTGACTTACAAGAAGCAGATGCTGCAATTCTTGGAGCAAGCGCTTTAGTATGGTGA
- a CDS encoding DUF3810 domain-containing protein, whose translation MVKILKNKKSLFWAGLLFAQFLLFYIFSKNEIIVQQFTAFFHFKKEFQNELFSHFKYSFGDIFYIIFIFFLLLFLFKSIKNRNFSVLLIILNISYFIYQISWGMLYFQKPLYDKNKVEISPKELEKLTLKYIALTNQERKKIETKHVFKIKNIEVLKSSILHSQKRLPKKYYPFKTSNIDNFKASLFNPLISYTGILGYYNPFTTEAQFNAELPNTYIPFTLSHESAHQLGFAREQEANFIGFLICKNSNNSELKYSAYLYATKSLVNALRNTNPEFAAQATLFLSKEVKSDLKNEQLFKEKNDSFITEIFYFTNDIFLKSNQQEGSVTYSYFIDLLVLYERRKA comes from the coding sequence ATGGTGAAAATTTTAAAAAATAAAAAATCATTATTTTGGGCAGGCTTATTGTTTGCCCAATTTCTTTTATTCTATATCTTTTCAAAAAACGAAATAATCGTTCAGCAATTCACTGCTTTTTTTCACTTCAAAAAAGAATTTCAAAATGAGCTTTTCTCTCATTTCAAATATTCTTTTGGGGATATTTTTTATATCATTTTCATCTTTTTCCTTTTACTTTTTCTTTTCAAAAGCATTAAGAATAGAAACTTTAGCGTTCTATTGATTATACTAAATATTTCTTATTTTATTTATCAAATTTCGTGGGGAATGCTGTATTTCCAAAAACCTCTTTATGACAAAAATAAAGTAGAAATCTCCCCCAAAGAATTAGAAAAACTTACTTTAAAATACATTGCATTAACCAATCAAGAAAGAAAAAAAATTGAAACAAAGCATGTATTCAAAATTAAAAATATTGAAGTATTAAAGTCAAGCATACTTCATTCTCAAAAGCGATTACCAAAAAAGTATTATCCATTTAAAACGTCAAATATTGACAACTTTAAAGCGAGCTTATTTAATCCACTAATAAGCTATACAGGAATACTTGGTTATTACAATCCATTTACCACAGAAGCACAATTTAACGCAGAGTTACCTAACACTTACATTCCTTTTACCTTGTCTCATGAAAGTGCGCATCAATTAGGTTTTGCAAGGGAGCAAGAAGCTAATTTTATAGGCTTCCTCATTTGTAAAAACTCTAACAATTCTGAACTCAAATACAGTGCTTATTTATATGCAACTAAAAGTTTGGTAAACGCATTGCGAAACACTAACCCAGAGTTTGCTGCTCAAGCAACTTTATTCCTTTCTAAAGAAGTGAAAAGTGATTTAAAAAACGAGCAATTATTCAAAGAAAAAAACGATTCTTTTATTACTGAAATATTCTATTTCACCAATGATATTTTCTTAAAATCAAACCAACAAGAAGGTAGCGTTACTTACTCTTATTTCATTGATTTACTTGTGTTATACGAACGAAGAAAGGCATAA